One part of the Glycine soja cultivar W05 chromosome 11, ASM419377v2, whole genome shotgun sequence genome encodes these proteins:
- the LOC114377619 gene encoding 60S ribosomal protein L26-1, with amino-acid sequence MKFNPRVSSSRRKSRKAHFTAPSSVRRVLMSAPLSTDLRSKYNVRSIPVRKDDEVQVVRGTYKGREGKVVQVYRRKWVIHIERITREKVNGSTVNVGIHPSKVVVTKLRMDKDRKSLLDRKAKGRAAADKEKGTKFAPEDVMQTVD; translated from the coding sequence ATGAAGTTTAACCCAAGGGTTTCCTCAAGCCGTCGAAAGAGCCGCAAGGCTCACTTCACCGCTCCGTCGAGCGTGCGTCGCGTCCTGATGAGCGCGCCTCTCTCGACCGATCTCCGGTCGAAGTACAACGTGCGGTCCATTCCGGTTCGCAAGGACGACGAGGTGCAGGTGGTGAGGGGAACCTACAAGGGCCGCGAGGGCAAAGTGGTCCAGGTCTATCGCCGCAAGTGGGTCATCCACATCGAGCGCATCACCCGCGAGAAGGTTAACGGCTCCACCGTCAACGTTGGCATTCACCCTTCCAAGGTTGTCGTCACCAAGCTTCGAATGGACAAGGACCGCAAATCCTTGCTCGATCGGAAGGCCAAGGGTCGCGCCGCCGCCGACAAGGAAAAGGGTACCAAGTTCGCTCCTGAGGATGTCATGCAGACCGTCGATTAA
- the LOC114377500 gene encoding mitochondrial outer membrane protein porin 2-like produces MSKGPGLFTDIGKKSKDLLTKDYNSDQKLTISSYSISGVALTSTSVKKGGLSTGDVAALYKYKNTIIDVKLDTASTISTTLTFNDVLPSTKTIASFKLPDYNSGKLEVQYFHDHATLTTAVALKQSPVIDVSATVGTPTIALGAEAGYDTSSGGFTKYTAGISVTRPDSSASVILGDKGDSIKASYLHHLDLLKKSAAVAEITRKFSTNENIFTVGGSFAVDPLTQVKARLNNHGKLGALLQHEIIPKSVFTVSGEIDTKALDKKPRFGLAIALKP; encoded by the exons ATGAGCAAGGGACCGGGTCTCTTTACCGATATCGGCAAAAAATCCAAAG ATCTTTTGACTAAGGACTACAACTCCGATCAGAAACTCACCATTTCCTCATACAGCATCTCCGGAGTG GCCCTCACTTCAACATCTGTCAAGAAAGGAGGACTCTCCACTGGGGATGTGGCAGCACTGTACAAGTATAAGAACACTATTATTGATGTTAAACTGGACACCGCATCAACT ATCTCCACAACCCTCACATTCAATGACGTTCTTCCATCCACCAAGACTATTGCTTCATTTAAGCTGCCTGATTATAATTCTGGCAAG TTAGAGGTTCAATACTTCCATGACCATGCTACCTTAACAACAGCTGTTGCACTGAAGCAATCCCCTGTCATTGATGTTTCTGCCACTGTTGGTACCCCAACCATTGCTTTGGGTGCTGAGGCAGGCTATGACACTTCATCTGGtggttttacaaaatacactgCTGGAATTAGTGTCACGAGACCTGATTCTTCTGCTTCAGTAATCCT TGGTGACAAGGGTGACAGCATTAAAGCATCATACCTCCATCATCTGGATCTATTGAAGAAGAGTGCCGCTGTTGCAGAGATCACTAGAAAGTTCTCAACAAATGAGAACATTTTTACAGTAGGAGGGTCTTTTGCTGTTGACCCTCTGACACAGGTCAAAGCAAGGCTCAACAATCATGGAAAGCTTGGGGCCCTCCTGCAGCATGAGATCATACCAAAGTCAGTGTTTACTGTTTCTGGTGAGATTGACACCAAGGCCCTGGATAAAAAGCCCAGGTTTGGATTGGCTATTGCCCTCAAACCTTGa